From a single Streptomyces sp. 1331.2 genomic region:
- a CDS encoding peptidase inhibitor family I36 protein, which yields MRITIKPRAARLAAVAALTAGAVAMATGSAYAAGPGGVEACPNGTVCLYYNSPGVGWGSFENWSPGQNVDLHNFTFAHWANGSGYGQTIYQNAASIVNNTDHTVWVDKISDGFWLSYPAGYAGSLNGAANNDARLLS from the coding sequence ATGCGCATCACGATCAAACCGCGTGCGGCCAGGCTCGCAGCAGTGGCGGCACTGACGGCCGGCGCGGTGGCCATGGCCACCGGCAGCGCCTACGCCGCAGGTCCGGGCGGGGTGGAGGCTTGCCCCAACGGAACCGTCTGCCTGTACTACAACTCTCCCGGGGTCGGCTGGGGTTCGTTCGAGAACTGGTCCCCGGGCCAGAACGTCGACCTGCACAACTTCACCTTCGCCCACTGGGCGAACGGCTCCGGCTACGGCCAGACCATCTACCAGAACGCCGCCTCGATCGTGAACAACACCGACCACACGGTGTGGGTCGACAAGATCAGCGACGGCTTCTGGCTGTCCTACCCGGCCGGCTACGCCGGATCCCTCAACGGCGCGGCCAACAACGACGCCCGCCTGCTCTCCTGA
- the nirB gene encoding nitrite reductase large subunit NirB gives MVGQRFLEAWTEQPAARGWRVTVLAEEPRPAYDRVHLSALFSGSTADDLALCPDGFLAEHGIDLRLGDPATAIDRERQLVRTRSGSHVRYDVLVLATGSVPFVPPVPGADAPGCHVYRTIEDVDAIRAQAETARTGVVVGGGLLGLEAAGALRAGGLDTHVVEFAPRLMAVQVDDGGGAALRRKVEDLGVSVHTGAGAGGVLTGPDGRVRALALSDGRELPADLVVFSAGVRARDQLARDCALPVGPRGGVVVDAHCRTEDPAILAIGECAQAADGRVYGLVAPGYQMAETAARTIALPDGATPGGEGFTGADTSTKLKLLGVDVASFGDPHGTAEGALDVLYSDSRSGVYRKLVIGADGALLGGVLVGDTEGYGTLRPLAVAGKPLTVAPEQLVLPAGFAGIAGPVVLPDDAVLCSCHNVTQGAVRAAVRDQGADSVAAVKKCTRAGTGCGSCLKQLGTVVKEELAAAGVSTSTGLCEHFTHTRAELYEIVRVTGVAGFSELLARYGTGGEGCEICKPTVASILASLGNGHILDGEQGALQDSNDHFLANLQRNGSYSVVPRVPGGEITPAGLITIGEIARDHGLYTKITGGQRIDMFGATVDQLPAIWRRLVDAGFESGHAYGKSLRTVKSCVGETWCRFGVQDSTTLAIELELRYRGLRSPHKLKAAVSGCARECAEAQSKDFGIIATSAGWNLYVGGNGGMTPRHADLLAADLDRDTLIRTIDRYLMFYIRTADRLERTSVWLERLEGGLDHLRAVVLDDSLGIAAELDDLMERHIGGYRDEWAETLTDPERLRRFASFVNAPGTPDPAVTFVPERGQIRPARPGEAGHTLASPVLVAGARPEVLTP, from the coding sequence ATGGTCGGCCAGCGCTTCCTGGAGGCCTGGACCGAACAGCCGGCCGCCCGCGGCTGGCGGGTCACCGTCCTCGCCGAGGAACCCCGGCCCGCCTACGACCGGGTCCACCTCAGCGCACTGTTCTCCGGCAGCACCGCCGACGACCTCGCGCTCTGCCCGGACGGCTTCCTCGCCGAGCACGGCATCGACCTGCGCCTGGGCGACCCGGCCACCGCGATCGACCGGGAGCGGCAGCTGGTGCGCACCCGGTCCGGCTCCCACGTCCGGTACGACGTCCTGGTGCTGGCCACCGGTTCGGTGCCCTTCGTGCCGCCGGTGCCCGGCGCGGACGCCCCTGGCTGCCACGTCTACCGGACCATCGAGGACGTCGACGCCATCCGCGCCCAGGCCGAGACCGCCCGAACGGGCGTGGTGGTCGGCGGCGGACTGCTCGGCCTGGAGGCGGCCGGCGCCCTGCGGGCCGGCGGACTGGACACCCACGTCGTGGAGTTCGCGCCCCGGCTGATGGCCGTCCAGGTCGACGACGGTGGCGGCGCGGCGCTGCGCCGCAAGGTCGAGGACCTGGGCGTCAGCGTCCACACCGGCGCCGGTGCCGGCGGCGTGCTCACCGGCCCGGACGGCCGGGTCCGCGCACTCGCGCTCTCCGACGGACGTGAACTCCCCGCCGACCTCGTGGTGTTCTCGGCCGGCGTGCGCGCCCGCGACCAGCTGGCCCGGGACTGCGCACTGCCCGTCGGCCCGCGCGGCGGCGTGGTGGTCGACGCGCACTGCCGCACCGAGGACCCGGCGATCCTCGCCATCGGCGAGTGCGCCCAGGCCGCCGATGGCCGGGTCTACGGCCTGGTCGCCCCCGGCTACCAGATGGCCGAGACGGCGGCCCGCACCATCGCGCTGCCCGACGGAGCCACCCCGGGGGGCGAAGGCTTCACCGGCGCCGACACCTCCACCAAGCTCAAGCTGCTCGGCGTGGACGTCGCCAGCTTCGGCGACCCGCACGGCACCGCCGAAGGCGCCCTCGACGTGCTCTACAGCGACAGCCGCAGCGGCGTCTACCGCAAGCTCGTCATCGGCGCCGACGGCGCCCTGCTCGGCGGCGTCCTGGTCGGCGACACCGAGGGCTACGGCACCCTGCGCCCGCTCGCCGTCGCCGGCAAGCCGCTCACCGTCGCCCCCGAACAGCTCGTCCTGCCCGCCGGATTCGCGGGGATCGCCGGACCGGTCGTCCTGCCCGACGACGCGGTGCTCTGCTCCTGCCACAACGTCACCCAGGGCGCGGTGCGCGCCGCCGTCCGCGACCAGGGCGCCGACAGCGTCGCCGCCGTCAAGAAGTGCACCCGGGCCGGCACCGGCTGCGGCAGCTGCCTCAAACAGCTCGGCACCGTCGTGAAGGAGGAGTTGGCGGCCGCCGGAGTCAGCACCAGCACCGGCCTGTGCGAGCACTTCACGCACACCCGGGCCGAGTTGTACGAGATCGTCCGGGTGACCGGGGTGGCCGGCTTCTCCGAACTGCTCGCCCGGTACGGCACCGGCGGCGAGGGCTGCGAGATCTGCAAGCCGACCGTCGCCTCCATCCTGGCCAGCCTCGGCAACGGCCACATCCTGGACGGCGAACAGGGCGCGCTGCAGGACTCCAACGACCACTTCCTCGCCAACCTCCAGCGCAACGGCTCCTACTCGGTCGTCCCCCGGGTGCCCGGCGGCGAGATCACCCCCGCGGGCCTGATCACCATCGGCGAGATCGCCCGCGACCACGGCCTCTACACCAAGATCACCGGCGGCCAGCGGATCGACATGTTCGGCGCGACCGTCGACCAACTCCCGGCCATCTGGCGCAGGTTGGTCGACGCCGGCTTCGAGTCCGGACACGCCTACGGCAAGTCGCTGCGCACCGTGAAGTCCTGCGTCGGCGAGACCTGGTGCCGCTTCGGCGTCCAGGACTCCACCACCCTCGCCATCGAACTGGAGCTGCGCTACCGGGGACTGCGCTCCCCGCACAAGCTCAAGGCCGCCGTCTCCGGCTGCGCCCGCGAGTGCGCCGAGGCACAGAGCAAGGACTTCGGCATCATCGCCACCTCGGCCGGCTGGAACCTCTACGTGGGCGGCAACGGCGGCATGACCCCCCGCCACGCCGACCTGCTCGCCGCCGACCTCGACCGCGACACCCTCATCCGCACCATCGACCGCTACCTGATGTTCTACATCCGCACCGCCGACCGCCTGGAGCGCACCTCGGTCTGGCTGGAGCGGCTGGAGGGCGGCCTGGACCACCTGCGGGCCGTAGTCCTGGACGACTCCCTCGGCATCGCCGCCGAGCTCGACGACCTGATGGAACGTCACATCGGTGGCTATCGGGACGAATGGGCCGAAACCCTCACCGACCCCGAACGGCTGCGCCGCTTCGCCTCCTTCGTCAACGCGCCCGGGACCCCCGACCCCGCCGTGACCTTCGTCCCCGAACGCGGCCAGATCCGCCCCGCCCGCCCCGGCGAGGCCGGCCACACCCTCGCCTCCCCGGTGCTCGTCGCCGGGGCCCGACCGGAGGTGCTCACCCCGTGA
- a CDS encoding SMI1/KNR4 family protein, with protein sequence MEFEEFEAKLVAARAKRAGLNSPEGFDVFEFRTASEDDLMVAEEALGARLPGEYKEFMKRYGGGMFLFLDLLPIASSDDQEDDLLKVNLREFLDADFIAVAPVGTGDWWGFSVIDGRCADQINFWDHEDGRVQFEAASFLDFLAHEGLRAGR encoded by the coding sequence ATGGAGTTTGAAGAGTTTGAAGCAAAATTGGTTGCGGCTCGCGCAAAACGTGCTGGCCTCAACAGTCCAGAGGGGTTTGATGTATTTGAGTTTCGAACCGCTTCGGAAGATGACCTCATGGTGGCTGAAGAAGCTCTAGGTGCGCGGCTTCCTGGTGAGTACAAGGAGTTTATGAAGCGATATGGCGGAGGGATGTTCCTATTCCTCGACTTGCTGCCGATCGCTAGTTCCGACGACCAGGAAGACGATCTACTGAAGGTGAACCTTCGGGAGTTCCTTGACGCCGACTTTATCGCTGTAGCCCCGGTCGGCACAGGAGACTGGTGGGGGTTCTCGGTCATTGACGGGCGATGTGCGGACCAGATCAATTTCTGGGATCACGAGGATGGGCGAGTTCAATTTGAGGCCGCCAGCTTCCTCGATTTCCTGGCTCATGAAGGGCTTCGCGCAGGGAGATAG
- a CDS encoding DUF397 domain-containing protein: protein MEALNWQKSSYSSESANCIYLAAAPDRAIKLRESDDPGTIITTTPDALRVFLGGVKAGEFDHLTA, encoded by the coding sequence ATGGAAGCTCTCAACTGGCAGAAGTCCAGTTACAGCTCTGAGTCGGCCAACTGCATCTACCTTGCCGCAGCTCCTGACCGCGCCATCAAGCTCCGTGAGAGTGATGACCCCGGCACCATCATCACCACCACTCCTGACGCGCTTCGGGTCTTCCTTGGCGGCGTCAAGGCGGGCGAGTTCGACCACCTGACGGCGTAG
- a CDS encoding molybdopterin oxidoreductase family protein, giving the protein MTPTSTAAPATAPAAATDTHCPYCSLQCGMRLATGVTGGSGGVEVLERPDFPVNRGALCGKGRSAPALLARDVRLTGPLLRDRPGGPLRSAGWPEALDRVADGLARVRAEHGPDAVGVFGGGGLTNEKAYLLGKFARVVLGTANIDYNGRFCMSSAAAAHRRAFGLDRGLPFPLEDIPHTGCLILVGANPAETMPPAVRYFRELRENGGRLIVVDPRRTRTAELADLHLQPRPGGDLALALGLLHLVIADGLVDEEFVAERTTGFEQARAAAMAHWPDRVERITGVAAHRLREAARMFGEAETGMVLTARGPEQHSKGTDAVGAWIDLCLATGNSGRPYSGYGCLTGQGNGQGGREHGQKADQLPGYRSIEDPAARAHVAAVWGVDPATIPGPGRSAYELLDGLGRPDGVRALLLAGSNPAVSAPNAGHVTERLRSLDLLVVADLVLSETARLADVVLPVTQWAEEDGTTTNLEGRVILRRRALDPPEGVRSELWVLRELAARLGVPAGFPADGFPVEAERAFDELRRASAGGDADYAGISYARIAAEDGVFWPCPSADHPGTRRLFLDRFATPDGRARFAAVTHRPAGEEPDAAYPLYLTTGRVLSQYQSGAQTRRVAELNAAAPGPYVELHPRLAERLGIADGEPVAVTSRRGRAVAPARVTDAIRPDTVFMPFHWAGAGRANSLTNPALDPVSRMPEFKLCAVRVEPVLKEVTT; this is encoded by the coding sequence ATGACGCCGACCAGCACCGCCGCCCCCGCCACGGCCCCCGCCGCGGCCACCGACACGCACTGCCCGTACTGCTCGCTGCAGTGCGGCATGCGGCTGGCGACCGGTGTGACCGGAGGCAGCGGAGGAGTCGAGGTGCTGGAGCGCCCGGACTTCCCGGTGAACCGGGGCGCGCTCTGCGGTAAGGGCCGTTCGGCGCCCGCCCTGCTGGCCCGGGACGTCCGGCTGACCGGCCCGCTGTTGCGCGACCGCCCCGGCGGGCCGCTGCGCTCGGCCGGGTGGCCGGAGGCGCTGGACCGGGTCGCCGACGGGCTGGCGCGGGTGCGGGCCGAGCACGGGCCGGACGCGGTGGGTGTGTTCGGCGGCGGCGGGCTGACCAACGAGAAGGCGTACCTGCTGGGCAAGTTCGCCCGGGTGGTGCTGGGCACCGCCAACATCGACTACAACGGCCGGTTCTGCATGTCCTCGGCCGCCGCCGCGCACCGCCGGGCCTTCGGCCTGGACCGCGGGCTGCCGTTCCCGCTCGAGGACATCCCGCACACCGGCTGCCTGATCCTGGTCGGCGCCAACCCGGCCGAGACGATGCCGCCGGCCGTCCGCTACTTCCGCGAACTGCGGGAGAACGGCGGCCGGTTGATCGTGGTCGACCCGCGCCGCACCCGCACCGCCGAACTCGCCGACCTGCACCTGCAGCCGCGCCCCGGCGGGGACCTGGCGCTGGCCCTCGGCCTGCTCCACCTGGTGATCGCGGACGGCCTGGTGGACGAGGAGTTCGTCGCCGAGCGGACCACCGGCTTCGAGCAGGCCCGCGCCGCGGCGATGGCCCACTGGCCGGACCGGGTGGAGCGGATCACCGGTGTCGCCGCCCACCGGCTCCGCGAGGCGGCCCGGATGTTCGGCGAGGCGGAGACCGGCATGGTGCTCACCGCGCGCGGCCCCGAGCAGCACAGCAAGGGCACCGACGCCGTCGGCGCCTGGATCGATCTGTGCCTGGCCACCGGCAACTCCGGCCGCCCGTACAGCGGTTACGGCTGCCTGACCGGCCAGGGCAACGGCCAGGGCGGGCGCGAGCACGGCCAGAAGGCCGACCAACTGCCCGGCTACCGCTCGATCGAGGACCCGGCGGCGCGCGCCCACGTCGCCGCCGTCTGGGGCGTCGACCCCGCGACGATCCCCGGCCCGGGCAGGTCCGCGTACGAGCTGCTGGACGGCCTCGGCCGGCCCGACGGCGTCCGGGCGCTGCTGCTGGCCGGCTCCAACCCGGCGGTGTCCGCGCCGAACGCCGGGCACGTCACCGAGCGGCTGCGCTCCCTGGACCTGCTGGTCGTCGCCGACCTGGTGCTCTCCGAGACCGCCCGGCTCGCCGACGTCGTCCTGCCCGTCACCCAGTGGGCCGAGGAGGACGGCACCACCACCAACCTGGAGGGGAGGGTGATCCTGCGCCGACGCGCCCTCGACCCGCCGGAGGGCGTGCGCAGCGAACTGTGGGTGCTGCGCGAGCTGGCCGCCCGGCTCGGCGTGCCGGCGGGCTTCCCGGCGGACGGCTTCCCGGTCGAGGCCGAGCGGGCCTTCGACGAGCTGCGCCGTGCCTCGGCCGGCGGCGACGCCGACTACGCGGGCATCAGCTACGCCCGGATCGCCGCCGAGGACGGGGTGTTCTGGCCCTGCCCGTCCGCCGACCACCCGGGCACCCGGCGGCTGTTCCTGGACCGCTTCGCCACCCCGGACGGCCGGGCCCGCTTCGCCGCCGTCACCCACCGCCCGGCCGGCGAGGAGCCGGACGCGGCGTACCCGCTGTACCTGACCACCGGCCGGGTGCTCTCCCAGTACCAGAGCGGCGCGCAGACCCGCCGGGTCGCCGAGCTCAACGCGGCCGCGCCCGGCCCGTACGTCGAACTGCACCCCCGGCTCGCCGAACGGCTCGGGATCGCGGACGGCGAGCCGGTCGCGGTCACCAGCCGGCGCGGCCGGGCCGTCGCCCCGGCGCGGGTCACCGACGCCATCCGGCCGGACACCGTGTTCATGCCCTTCCACTGGGCGGGCGCCGGCAGGGCCAACAGCCTCACCAATCCGGCGCTCGACCCGGTGTCGCGGATGCCGGAGTTCAAGCTCTGCGCGGTGCGGGTGGAGCCGGTCCTGAAAGAGGTGACGACGTGA
- a CDS encoding NAD(P)/FAD-dependent oxidoreductase, with the protein MTPRIAVVGGGMAAARFAERYGALGGPGTVTVYGAEPRAPYNRVLLAEVLTGRYDAESIALPLGGATARPGCEVVALDPRVRTLRLADGSTEAWDELVLATGANPVLPPVRGLRRADRHGPAGGGHTLIEGVHTLRTVEDCARLAEEAVGAKRAVVIGGGVLGVSAARALAALGVRTEIVHQAPHLIEGQLDGEAAEVLRERLRALGVECYTGNRARAVHGGERVGAVELAGGYRLDCDLVVLACGTRPRTALAHAAGLPVATGVLVDDALAVAPHVHAVGDCAEHRGTVHGLAGPAWEQADVLARRLSGAEPDARYPGTRPRARLSTGGLEYAAFGTVDETLDPGLDVLRLTDATRGSYKKLVLRGDRLVGAILLGDLATVDALAGAFADDGALAGHPLHLLTQGTAMTGDMR; encoded by the coding sequence GTGACCCCGAGGATCGCCGTGGTCGGCGGCGGCATGGCGGCCGCCCGCTTCGCCGAACGGTACGGCGCGCTCGGCGGGCCCGGCACCGTCACCGTGTACGGCGCCGAGCCGCGCGCCCCGTACAACCGGGTGCTGCTCGCCGAGGTGCTGACGGGGCGCTACGACGCCGAGTCGATCGCGCTGCCGCTCGGCGGGGCGACGGCCCGGCCCGGGTGCGAGGTGGTGGCGCTCGACCCGCGGGTCCGGACGCTTCGGCTGGCCGACGGCAGCACCGAGGCCTGGGACGAACTGGTGCTGGCCACCGGCGCCAACCCGGTGCTGCCGCCCGTCCGCGGACTGCGCCGCGCCGACCGGCACGGGCCGGCCGGGGGCGGGCACACGCTGATCGAGGGCGTGCACACGCTGCGCACCGTGGAGGACTGCGCCCGCCTCGCCGAGGAGGCCGTCGGCGCCAAGCGGGCCGTGGTGATCGGCGGCGGGGTGCTCGGGGTGAGCGCCGCCCGGGCGCTGGCGGCGCTCGGCGTGCGCACCGAAATCGTCCACCAGGCACCGCATCTGATCGAAGGTCAACTCGACGGTGAGGCGGCCGAGGTGCTGCGGGAGCGGCTGCGGGCGCTCGGCGTCGAGTGCTACACCGGCAACCGGGCCCGGGCCGTCCACGGCGGCGAGAGGGTCGGGGCGGTGGAGCTGGCCGGCGGCTACCGGCTCGACTGCGACCTGGTCGTGCTGGCCTGCGGCACCCGCCCGCGCACCGCGCTCGCGCACGCCGCCGGACTGCCCGTCGCCACCGGCGTGCTGGTGGACGACGCCCTGGCGGTCGCCCCGCACGTGCACGCCGTCGGTGACTGCGCCGAACACCGCGGCACCGTCCACGGATTGGCCGGCCCCGCCTGGGAACAGGCCGACGTCCTCGCCCGCCGCCTCTCCGGCGCCGAACCGGACGCCCGCTACCCCGGCACCCGCCCGCGCGCCCGGCTCAGCACCGGCGGCCTGGAGTACGCGGCCTTCGGCACCGTGGACGAAACCCTCGACCCGGGCCTGGACGTGCTGCGGCTCACCGACGCCACCCGCGGCAGCTACAAGAAGCTCGTCCTGCGCGGCGACCGCCTGGTCGGCGCCATCCTGCTCGGCGACCTGGCCACCGTGGACGCGCTGGCCGGCGCCTTCGCCGACGACGGCGCACTCGCCGGCCACCCCCTGCACCTGCTCACCCAAGGAACTGCGATGACTGGAGACATGCGTTGA
- a CDS encoding helix-turn-helix domain-containing protein: protein MPPSKIPPSIRQRRLGAELRRLREQAGLSVTRAGELHGTQQSRISNIESGGYPVSADRVRTLARLYGCTDDALIEALTHMTGGRTRGWWEEYREILPAGALDLAELEHHTHSMRIASAIHIPGLLQTPEHARALFRDAVPPLSPPEVEHLVSHRIKRQAVIFGDQPVQLSAIVHEAALRMGFGGRDVASAQLDHLLTMSEKPHIDLRVIPFGTGSYPGSGAGIVYFSASVPRLDTVQVDTDKSEFIDTEPQLIKYRAVMDRLEAHSLKPRASRDLIRHIAQSI, encoded by the coding sequence ATGCCGCCCAGCAAGATTCCGCCGAGCATTCGGCAGCGGCGCCTCGGCGCAGAACTGCGCCGGCTGCGCGAGCAGGCAGGTCTGTCGGTCACGCGAGCCGGGGAACTGCACGGCACCCAGCAGTCCCGCATCAGCAACATCGAATCCGGGGGATACCCGGTGAGCGCGGACCGGGTGCGGACCCTGGCGCGTCTCTACGGCTGCACGGACGACGCCCTGATCGAGGCGCTGACGCACATGACCGGTGGCCGCACGCGAGGCTGGTGGGAGGAGTACCGAGAGATCCTTCCAGCTGGAGCGCTCGACCTGGCCGAACTCGAACACCACACGCATTCGATGCGGATCGCTTCCGCGATTCACATCCCCGGACTCCTCCAGACCCCGGAACACGCTCGCGCGCTCTTCCGAGATGCAGTTCCGCCCCTGTCGCCACCCGAGGTAGAGCATCTCGTCTCCCATCGCATCAAACGGCAAGCAGTGATCTTTGGCGATCAGCCCGTCCAGTTGTCGGCCATCGTCCACGAGGCCGCCCTGCGTATGGGGTTCGGTGGCCGGGACGTCGCGAGCGCACAGTTGGATCACTTGCTGACCATGAGCGAGAAGCCTCACATCGACCTTCGGGTGATCCCATTCGGCACTGGCAGCTACCCCGGTTCCGGCGCTGGCATTGTCTACTTCAGTGCTTCGGTGCCACGGCTGGACACTGTCCAGGTCGACACGGACAAGTCCGAGTTCATCGACACCGAGCCACAGCTGATCAAGTACCGAGCCGTGATGGATCGGCTGGAGGCACATTCGCTCAAGCCGCGTGCATCCCGCGACCTCATTCGCCACATCGCCCAGAGCATCTGA
- a CDS encoding sirohydrochlorin chelatase translates to MLLAVAHGSRDPAAVTSVRALLRVVRTLRPELPVRCCFLDLARPSLEDALAQLAGRQPILVPLLLGTGYHLRVDLPAALAAAGLPRTHLAPALGPHPLLAEALADRLTESGAPPQAPVVLAGAGSSDPTALADTERMAYLLATRLGRDVTPAHLSAATPTPRQAVATLQAAGHPAVALATYLLSPGFFARRATGSGAPWTTAPLAAHPAVARLVLHRYDQARAAIPLRSAA, encoded by the coding sequence ATGCTGCTCGCCGTCGCTCATGGAAGCCGAGACCCGGCAGCGGTCACCTCGGTACGGGCGCTGCTGCGGGTGGTGCGCACCCTGCGCCCCGAACTGCCCGTCCGCTGCTGCTTCCTGGACCTCGCACGCCCCTCGCTTGAGGACGCCCTCGCCCAACTCGCAGGCCGCCAGCCGATCCTGGTCCCCCTGCTCCTCGGCACCGGCTACCACCTGCGGGTCGACCTCCCCGCCGCCCTCGCAGCGGCCGGCCTCCCCCGCACCCACCTCGCCCCCGCCCTCGGCCCCCACCCCCTGCTCGCCGAAGCCCTGGCCGACCGCCTGACCGAGAGCGGAGCCCCGCCCCAGGCCCCAGTGGTGCTGGCCGGCGCCGGCTCCTCCGACCCCACCGCCCTCGCCGACACCGAGCGAATGGCCTACCTCCTCGCCACCCGCCTCGGCCGCGACGTCACCCCGGCCCACCTCTCCGCAGCCACCCCCACCCCCCGCCAGGCAGTCGCCACCCTCCAAGCCGCCGGCCACCCCGCCGTCGCCCTCGCCACCTACCTCCTCTCCCCCGGCTTCTTCGCCCGCCGCGCCACCGGTTCCGGAGCACCCTGGACCACCGCCCCCCTGGCAGCCCACCCCGCCGTGGCCCGGCTGGTCCTCCACCGCTATGACCAGGCCCGAGCGGCAATACCCCTGAGGTCCGCCGCCTGA
- a CDS encoding uroporphyrinogen-III synthase — protein MAATLTQPGPLTGFTIGVTAARRREELTALLARRGAQVVEAPVLRILPLADDLALREATDRCLTGPLDYVVATTGVGWRGWMSAAEGWDRGAALAEACRGAVVLSRGPKATGAVRASGLNEGYSPGTEATDELLTWLLARPLAGRRIAVQEHGVRLDAFAAALRERGAEVISVPVYRWAPPEDPGAVRRLLDQTVRRQVHALTFTSAPAITALLAAAESEGLYEALIDALRADVLPVCVGSLCARPLTDLGLPAVHPERGRLGSLVRLLAEVLPVRTRREVDLAGQRLTLQGNAALVDGESHWLSPRGAAVLRALAERPGRVLSRAELLRAAWPDATADEHAVEAAVGRLRAALGPHAALIRTVPKRGYRLAAG, from the coding sequence ATGGCAGCAACCCTCACCCAGCCCGGACCGCTCACCGGCTTCACCATCGGGGTCACCGCCGCCCGCCGCCGCGAGGAGCTCACCGCCCTGCTCGCCCGGCGCGGCGCCCAGGTGGTCGAGGCGCCGGTGCTGCGCATCCTGCCGCTCGCCGACGACCTCGCCCTGCGCGAGGCCACCGACCGCTGCCTGACGGGCCCGCTCGACTACGTGGTGGCCACCACGGGCGTCGGCTGGCGCGGCTGGATGAGCGCGGCCGAGGGCTGGGACCGCGGCGCCGCCCTCGCCGAGGCCTGCCGCGGCGCAGTGGTGCTCAGCCGCGGCCCCAAGGCCACCGGCGCCGTCCGGGCCAGCGGGCTGAACGAGGGCTACTCCCCCGGCACCGAGGCCACCGACGAACTGCTCACCTGGTTGCTCGCCCGCCCCCTGGCCGGGCGCCGGATCGCCGTCCAGGAGCACGGGGTCCGCCTCGACGCCTTCGCGGCCGCGCTGCGCGAACGCGGCGCCGAGGTGATCTCCGTCCCGGTCTACCGCTGGGCGCCCCCGGAGGACCCGGGCGCGGTACGAAGACTCCTCGACCAGACCGTCCGCCGCCAGGTGCACGCCCTCACCTTCACCAGCGCGCCCGCGATCACCGCACTGCTGGCCGCCGCCGAGAGCGAGGGGCTGTACGAGGCGCTGATCGACGCCCTGCGCGCCGACGTCCTGCCGGTGTGCGTGGGAAGCCTGTGCGCCCGCCCGCTCACCGACCTGGGACTGCCCGCCGTCCACCCCGAACGCGGCCGGCTCGGCTCCCTCGTCCGACTGCTCGCCGAGGTCCTGCCGGTCCGCACCAGACGTGAAGTCGACCTCGCCGGGCAGCGGTTGACCCTCCAGGGGAACGCCGCCCTGGTCGACGGCGAGAGCCACTGGCTCAGCCCGCGCGGCGCCGCCGTGCTCCGCGCCCTCGCCGAACGCCCCGGCCGGGTCCTCAGCCGCGCCGAACTCCTGCGCGCCGCCTGGCCGGACGCCACCGCCGACGAACACGCCGTCGAAGCGGCGGTCGGGCGCCTGCGCGCCGCCCTCGGGCCGCACGCGGCGCTGATCCGCACCGTTCCCAAGCGGGGCTATCGGCTGGCGGCGGGCTGA
- a CDS encoding DUF397 domain-containing protein: MAATDWQKSSYSADAANCIYLAAAADGTIRIRESDDPGTILTTAPDRLRILIFGVKAGEFDHLTT, translated from the coding sequence ATGGCCGCTACCGACTGGCAGAAGTCCAGCTACAGCGCAGACGCAGCAAACTGCATCTACCTCGCAGCGGCTGCTGACGGCACCATCAGGATCCGCGAGAGCGATGACCCCGGCACCATCCTCACCACCGCGCCGGACAGGCTCCGCATCCTTATATTCGGTGTCAAGGCGGGAGAGTTTGACCACCTGACTACGTGA
- the nirD gene encoding nitrite reductase small subunit NirD: MTVQIHDGSDWQTVCTLADLQPGRGVAVLLPDHDQVALFRDRAGTLHAVDNLDPFSGAPVLSRGLLGNRGDRPTLISPMYKQVYDLTDGRCLDEDTTHDGTPAVLRRWPVRIHPEESAA; the protein is encoded by the coding sequence GTGACCGTACAGATCCACGACGGCAGCGACTGGCAGACCGTCTGCACCCTCGCCGACCTCCAACCCGGCCGCGGCGTCGCCGTGTTGCTGCCCGACCACGACCAGGTCGCGCTGTTCCGCGACCGCGCCGGAACCCTCCACGCCGTCGACAACCTCGACCCGTTCAGCGGCGCCCCCGTCCTCTCCCGAGGCCTGCTCGGCAACCGCGGCGACCGGCCCACCCTCATCTCCCCCATGTACAAGCAGGTCTACGACCTCACCGACGGACGCTGCCTGGACGAGGACACCACCCACGACGGCACCCCCGCCGTGCTCCGGCGCTGGCCGGTCCGGATCCACCCCGAGGAGAGCGCCGCATGA